In a single window of the Massilia oculi genome:
- the ygfZ gene encoding CAF17-like 4Fe-4S cluster assembly/insertion protein YgfZ: MSNWTDHLATHGARFHPDEATQVEDFGQPLDTDALAAGFVATVTDQGLIAVAGEEAAKFLHAQLTNDVEHLQQTEARFAGFCTPKGRLQASFLMWRDLDAVYLQLPRAIQAPLQKRLSMFVLRSKAKLRDATDEAPFTAVLGLGGAKAQAALGRFVNMLPTAPMGKTSGEFGTVLRLHDAFGAPRYLWIASSESASAALPVLKEELALGGNQAWRLATIHAGEPQVDAATQEQFVPQMVNLELLGGVNFKKGCYPGQEIVARTKYLGKIKRRTALAGIEHAAARAGDEVFSAADPDQPCGMVVNAAPNGRGGADALVEIKLAALGEEVHLGSAAGAPLRFLPMPYSLDAIDD, translated from the coding sequence ATGAGTAACTGGACTGATCACCTCGCCACGCACGGCGCCCGCTTCCATCCCGACGAAGCCACCCAGGTCGAGGACTTCGGCCAGCCCCTGGATACTGACGCGCTCGCGGCCGGTTTTGTCGCCACCGTCACCGACCAGGGCCTGATCGCCGTCGCCGGCGAAGAAGCCGCGAAATTCCTGCACGCCCAGCTCACCAACGACGTCGAGCACCTGCAGCAGACCGAGGCCCGCTTCGCTGGATTCTGCACGCCGAAAGGCCGCCTGCAGGCGAGCTTCTTGATGTGGCGCGACCTTGACGCGGTATATTTGCAGCTGCCGCGCGCGATCCAGGCGCCGCTGCAAAAACGCCTGTCGATGTTTGTGCTGCGCAGCAAAGCCAAGCTGCGCGACGCCACCGACGAAGCCCCGTTCACGGCCGTACTCGGCCTTGGCGGCGCGAAGGCGCAGGCGGCGCTGGGGCGCTTCGTCAATATGCTCCCGACTGCACCGATGGGCAAGACTAGCGGTGAGTTCGGCACCGTGCTGCGCCTGCACGACGCCTTCGGCGCGCCACGCTATCTGTGGATCGCATCGAGCGAAAGCGCCAGCGCCGCCCTGCCGGTGTTGAAGGAAGAACTGGCCCTGGGCGGCAACCAGGCCTGGCGCCTGGCCACGATCCACGCCGGCGAGCCGCAGGTGGACGCGGCCACGCAGGAACAGTTCGTGCCGCAGATGGTCAACCTCGAGCTGCTGGGCGGCGTCAATTTCAAGAAGGGCTGCTATCCGGGCCAGGAAATCGTCGCGCGCACCAAATACCTGGGCAAGATCAAGCGCCGCACCGCACTGGCCGGCATCGAGCATGCTGCCGCCCGCGCCGGCGACGAAGTCTTCTCGGCCGCGGACCCCGATCAACCCTGCGGCATGGTGGTCAACGCCGCGCCGAACGGACGCGGCGGCGCCGATGCGCTGGTCGAGATCAAACTGGCGGCGCTGGGCGAAGAAGTGCACCTGGGCTCGGCCGCCGGCGCGCCGCTGCGCTTCCTGCCCATGCCATACAGCCTCGACGCGATCGACGACTAG
- a CDS encoding DUF4936 family protein, whose protein sequence is MVDLYVYYKVRSADAGKLAPLVHAMGRRLAQDAGVRVALKRRPEDRDGLQTWMEVYPGVTDAFDAVLAQAVLDAGIDALLAGPRRIEIFTDLPPCA, encoded by the coding sequence ATGGTCGACCTCTACGTCTACTACAAGGTGCGCAGCGCAGACGCCGGCAAGCTGGCGCCACTGGTGCACGCCATGGGTCGCCGCCTGGCGCAGGACGCGGGCGTGCGGGTAGCGCTCAAGCGCCGTCCCGAAGACAGGGACGGACTGCAGACCTGGATGGAAGTCTATCCGGGCGTGACCGACGCTTTCGACGCCGTCCTGGCGCAGGCGGTGCTTGACGCCGGCATCGACGCCCTGCTCGCCGGTCCGCGCCGGATCGAAATTTTCACGGACTTGCCGCCATGTGCCTGA
- a CDS encoding NRDE family protein has product MCLIVFAWHVVPGAPVIAAANRDEFYDRPALPAGPWPHAPHVIAGRDLRGGGSWMGVSVTGPTGPRFAALTNIRGPQERRTDAPSRGALVADYLRGELDAAAYVAQLAARPDLYNGYNLVLGDRETLYWYSNRGKEDPRNGQPLARGRIYGISNGLLDTPWPKVLRTKAQFASLLCQGAPEDAYFEMLADTTRAPDVRLPETGVPIEMERMLSPVCIESPEYGTRTSTVVKLYRDAAPELHERVVQPGVVAAA; this is encoded by the coding sequence ATGTGCCTGATCGTCTTCGCCTGGCACGTCGTTCCCGGCGCGCCAGTCATCGCGGCAGCCAACCGCGACGAATTCTATGACCGCCCCGCCCTGCCCGCCGGCCCCTGGCCACATGCGCCGCACGTGATCGCGGGCCGCGACCTGCGCGGCGGCGGCAGCTGGATGGGCGTCTCGGTCACCGGCCCCACCGGACCGCGCTTCGCGGCGCTGACGAATATCCGCGGACCACAAGAACGCCGGACGGACGCGCCGTCGCGCGGCGCGCTCGTGGCCGACTACCTGCGCGGCGAGCTCGATGCGGCGGCCTATGTGGCCCAACTGGCGGCGCGCCCCGACCTGTACAACGGCTACAACCTGGTGCTGGGCGACCGCGAGACCCTGTACTGGTACTCGAACCGCGGCAAGGAAGATCCGCGCAATGGCCAGCCTTTGGCCCGCGGCCGCATCTACGGCATCTCCAACGGCCTGCTCGACACGCCCTGGCCCAAGGTGCTGCGTACCAAGGCGCAGTTCGCGAGCCTGCTGTGCCAGGGGGCGCCCGAGGACGCGTATTTCGAGATGCTGGCCGATACCACGCGCGCGCCGGACGTGCGGCTGCCCGAGACCGGCGTGCCGATCGAAATGGAGCGCATGCTGTCGCCGGTGTGCATCGAGTCGCCGGAATATGGCACGCGCACCTCGACCGTGGTCAAGCTGTACCGGGATGCGGCGCCGGAGCTGCACGAGCGGGTGGTGCAGCCGGGGGTCGTCGCCGCGGCGTGA
- a CDS encoding SDR family oxidoreductase, with the protein MDEFHGKVAVITGAASGMGREFANLAASLGMKLVLADVQPRALEKAADDLAKQTEVLAMVCDVRKGEHVQELADSAMARFGAVHLVFNNAGVGAGGLVWENSEEDWEWVLGVNLWGVIHGVRVFTRAMLECAAQDPGYRGWIVNTASMAGLLNSPALGIYNVSKHAVVSLTETLYHDLKLVDAPIGASVLCPYFIPTAIAQSHRHRPDELRTDEIMTASQMAAQALTEKAVGSGKVSAADVARLTFDAIRQERFYVFSHPQALGAVAERMDALVHARQPADPYAATPHLKEILKAGMKGRR; encoded by the coding sequence ATGGACGAGTTTCACGGAAAGGTTGCGGTCATCACGGGCGCCGCCAGCGGCATGGGGCGAGAATTCGCCAACCTGGCCGCCAGCCTGGGCATGAAGCTGGTGCTGGCCGACGTCCAGCCCAGGGCCCTCGAAAAGGCGGCGGATGACCTGGCGAAGCAGACCGAGGTGCTGGCCATGGTGTGTGACGTGCGCAAGGGCGAGCACGTGCAGGAACTGGCCGATTCGGCGATGGCGCGTTTCGGCGCGGTGCATCTGGTGTTCAACAATGCCGGCGTGGGGGCAGGCGGCCTGGTGTGGGAGAACTCCGAGGAAGACTGGGAGTGGGTGCTGGGTGTCAACCTGTGGGGCGTGATCCACGGCGTGCGCGTGTTCACGCGCGCGATGCTCGAGTGCGCGGCGCAGGACCCGGGCTATCGCGGCTGGATCGTCAACACCGCCTCGATGGCGGGGTTGCTCAATTCGCCGGCGCTGGGCATCTACAATGTGTCCAAGCATGCCGTGGTGTCGCTGACCGAAACCCTGTACCACGACCTCAAGCTGGTCGATGCGCCGATCGGCGCCTCGGTGCTGTGCCCGTACTTCATCCCGACCGCGATCGCGCAATCGCACCGCCACCGGCCGGACGAATTGCGCACCGACGAAATCATGACCGCGAGCCAGATGGCGGCGCAGGCGCTCACCGAAAAGGCGGTCGGGTCAGGCAAGGTGTCGGCGGCGGACGTGGCGCGACTGACCTTCGACGCGATCCGCCAGGAGCGTTTCTATGTGTTCTCGCACCCTCAGGCGCTGGGTGCGGTGGCCGAGCGCATGGATGCGCTGGTGCATGCACGGCAGCCCGCGGATCCGTATGCGGCGACGCCGCATTTGAAGGAGATTCTCAAGGCCGGCATGAAGGGGCGACGGTAA
- a CDS encoding SDR family oxidoreductase, whose amino-acid sequence MRTTQELFSLKGKTAIVTGGSRGLGLQMAQALGEQGARLIIASRKQDELDATVAQLHALGIEASCFAGDLSDPAQAQALVEQAIARLGHVDILINNAGATWGAPAEDYPLEAWDKVMNLNVRSIFLVSQAVGKLSMIPRRYGRIVNISSIAGLAGNPPDAMQTLAYNTSKGAVVNFTRTLAGEWGRYGITVNSIAPGFFPSKMTKGVLATYGVDGLAAAAPLKRLGDDEDLKGAVVLFASDAGKHITGQVLAVDGGVTAV is encoded by the coding sequence ATGCGCACCACGCAGGAGCTGTTTTCACTCAAGGGCAAGACCGCCATCGTGACCGGTGGCTCGCGCGGCCTCGGCCTGCAGATGGCGCAGGCGCTCGGCGAACAGGGGGCGCGCCTGATCATCGCGTCGCGCAAGCAGGATGAACTCGACGCCACCGTGGCCCAGCTGCACGCGCTCGGCATCGAGGCGAGCTGCTTCGCGGGCGACCTGTCCGACCCTGCCCAGGCGCAGGCGCTGGTTGAACAGGCGATCGCGCGCCTCGGGCACGTCGACATCCTGATCAACAACGCGGGCGCCACCTGGGGCGCGCCGGCCGAGGACTATCCGCTCGAGGCATGGGACAAGGTGATGAACCTGAACGTGCGCTCGATCTTCCTGGTGTCGCAGGCGGTCGGCAAGCTGTCGATGATCCCGCGCCGCTACGGACGCATCGTCAATATCTCGTCGATCGCCGGCCTGGCCGGCAACCCGCCCGATGCGATGCAGACGCTGGCGTACAACACGTCCAAGGGCGCAGTGGTAAATTTCACGCGTACGCTTGCCGGCGAGTGGGGACGCTACGGCATCACGGTCAACTCGATCGCGCCCGGCTTCTTCCCGTCGAAGATGACGAAGGGTGTGCTCGCCACCTATGGCGTCGATGGGCTGGCGGCCGCCGCGCCGCTCAAGCGGCTGGGCGACGACGAAGACCTGAAAGGCGCCGTGGTGCTGTTCGCTTCGGATGCGGGCAAGCACATCACCGGACAGGTGCTGGCGGTGGATGGCGGGGTGACGGCGGTCTAG
- a CDS encoding Dabb family protein, with product MIKHIVMWKLKEQAEGADRAANAREMKRRLDECAAIVPGILAFEVTLAQPDLEATCDVVLYSEFADRAALEAYIRHPTHQAVVPFIGAIREGRQCMDYEV from the coding sequence ATGATCAAGCACATCGTGATGTGGAAACTGAAGGAACAGGCCGAAGGCGCGGATCGCGCCGCCAATGCGCGCGAGATGAAGCGCCGGCTGGACGAGTGCGCAGCCATCGTGCCGGGCATCCTTGCTTTTGAAGTGACCCTGGCCCAGCCCGACCTCGAGGCGACCTGCGACGTGGTGCTGTATTCCGAGTTCGCCGACCGCGCCGCGCTCGAGGCTTACATCAGGCACCCGACCCACCAGGCCGTCGTACCCTTCATCGGCGCGATCCGCGAAGGGCGCCAATGCATGGACTACGAGGTCTGA
- a CDS encoding MFS transporter, with the protein MAITPGNTVGGQAAPTSAGLTKEERKVIAASSLGTVFEWYDFYLYGSLASIIAKQFFIGDPSTTFIFALLAFAAGFIVRPFGALVFGRLGDMIGRKYTFLVTILLMGASTFLVGILPSYAQIGIAAPIILVTLRILQGLALGGEYGGAATYVAEHAPHGKRGLFTAFIQTTATIGLFLSLLVILGTRTLTGEEEFQAWGWRIPFLISVILLGISVWIRLSMNESPAFAKMKAEGKTSKAPLSEAFLKPKNAKVALLALLGLTMGQAVVWYTGQFYALFFLTKTLKIDDPTANILIAIALLLATPFFIIFGALSDKIGRKWIILGGCVIAAATYFPIFKAITHYGNPALETALQTAPVVVVADPDTCSFQIDATGTKKFPSSCDIATRMLTAASVSYNRVDAPPGTVATIKIGETEFRSFNAVMTPDNLNFDKASLASEAALKSEVNGALKAAGYPEKADPTQINKPMLVVLLFILVLYVTMVYGPIAAMLVEMFPTRIRYTSMSLPYHIGNGWFGGLLPTTAFALVAFKGDIYYGLWYPIIIALTTFVIGALFVRETKDNNIYAND; encoded by the coding sequence ATGGCTATCACACCCGGCAATACTGTCGGAGGACAAGCTGCACCCACCTCCGCCGGACTCACCAAGGAAGAACGCAAGGTCATTGCCGCCTCTTCCCTCGGCACCGTTTTCGAATGGTACGACTTCTATCTCTACGGTTCGCTCGCTTCCATCATCGCCAAGCAGTTCTTCATCGGCGACCCCAGCACCACCTTCATCTTCGCCCTGCTCGCCTTCGCCGCCGGCTTCATCGTGCGCCCGTTCGGCGCGCTGGTATTCGGCCGCCTGGGCGACATGATCGGCCGCAAGTACACCTTCCTGGTGACCATCCTGCTGATGGGCGCCTCGACCTTCCTGGTCGGCATCCTGCCGAGCTACGCCCAGATCGGCATCGCGGCCCCGATCATCCTCGTCACTTTGCGCATCCTGCAGGGCCTGGCCCTGGGCGGGGAATACGGCGGCGCCGCCACCTACGTGGCCGAGCACGCGCCGCACGGCAAGCGCGGCCTGTTCACGGCCTTTATCCAGACCACGGCCACCATCGGCCTGTTCCTGTCGCTGCTGGTCATCCTGGGCACCCGCACGCTGACCGGCGAAGAGGAATTCCAGGCCTGGGGCTGGCGCATTCCCTTCCTGATCTCGGTGATCCTGCTCGGCATTTCGGTCTGGATCCGCCTGTCGATGAACGAGTCGCCCGCCTTCGCCAAGATGAAGGCCGAGGGCAAGACCTCGAAAGCGCCATTGTCCGAAGCCTTCCTCAAGCCGAAGAACGCCAAGGTCGCCTTGCTGGCCCTGCTCGGCCTGACGATGGGCCAGGCCGTGGTGTGGTATACGGGCCAGTTCTACGCCCTGTTCTTCCTGACCAAGACGCTCAAGATCGACGATCCGACCGCGAACATCCTGATCGCCATCGCCCTGCTGCTGGCGACGCCGTTCTTCATCATCTTCGGCGCGCTGTCCGACAAGATCGGCCGCAAGTGGATCATCCTGGGCGGCTGCGTGATCGCCGCGGCCACCTACTTCCCGATCTTCAAGGCCATCACGCACTACGGCAACCCGGCGCTCGAAACCGCGCTGCAGACCGCACCGGTCGTGGTCGTGGCCGATCCGGACACCTGCAGCTTCCAGATCGACGCCACCGGCACCAAGAAATTCCCGAGCTCGTGCGACATCGCCACCCGCATGCTGACCGCGGCATCGGTCAGCTATAACCGCGTCGACGCGCCGCCCGGCACGGTCGCCACGATCAAGATCGGCGAAACCGAGTTCCGCTCGTTCAACGCGGTCATGACGCCGGATAACCTCAACTTCGACAAGGCTTCGCTGGCCAGCGAAGCGGCGCTCAAGTCGGAGGTCAACGGTGCGCTGAAGGCCGCAGGCTATCCGGAAAAGGCCGATCCGACGCAGATTAACAAGCCGATGCTGGTGGTGTTGCTGTTCATCCTGGTGCTGTACGTGACCATGGTGTACGGCCCGATCGCGGCGATGCTGGTCGAGATGTTCCCGACCCGGATCCGCTATACCTCGATGTCGCTGCCCTATCACATCGGGAATGGCTGGTTCGGCGGGCTGCTGCCGACGACCGCCTTCGCGCTGGTGGCGTTCAAGGGCGATATCTATTATGGCCTGTGGTATCCGATCATCATCGCGCTCACCACCTTCGTGATCGGCGCCTTGTTCGTGCGGGAGACCAAGGACAATAATATCTACGCGAACGACTGA